A genomic stretch from Pontibacter liquoris includes:
- the purL gene encoding phosphoribosylformylglycinamidine synthase subunit PurL codes for MEQQLTTVETARKLGLLEEEFERITQILGRTPNFTELSIFSVMWSEHCSYKNSIVWLKTLPKSSPRILAEAGEENAGLVDIGDGYACSFKIESHNHPSAIEPYQGAATGVGGINRDIFTMGARPIAQLNSLRFGNPQSEKTQRLLRGVVKGIGDYGNAFGIPTVGGELFFDECYNINPLVNAFSAGIVKVGETASATSYGAGNPVFIVGSATGKDGIHGAAFASKDITEDSAKDLPSVQVGDPFQEKLLLEATLEIIRSGAVIGMQDMGAAGITCSTSEMSAKGEHGMDIWLDKVPTRQKNMVPFEILLSESQERMLIVMKKGEEQTIKAICDKWDLYCEQIGVVTEGGQLRYYQNGELVAEVPAHDLVLGGGAPVYHREYREPAYFAEAKKFNIDQVQEPEDYQAVAEFLATHPNIASKRWVYRQYDSMVGTATMSTNLPADAAVVKVKGTDKSIVVTVDCNSRYVHADPEQGCAIAVAEAARNIVCAGGEPVAITNCLNFGNPYIPEVYWQFVGAIKGMGKACNAFGTPVTGGNVSFYNQSSDEGPVFPTPTIGMLGIMEKKDNQMTLAFQQAGDAIYLVGNAQNDIASSEYLYSYHNVKLSPAPYFNMDEEVKLQAAVKELITKKLVRSAHDVADGGLYITLLEAAMPLELGFDIETDKNFRKDAFLFGESQGRVVVSVSPDQQAAFEKSLQNNSVNFTKLGVVTRHDCHIDGALFHGITVAKKHYDTALEQILD; via the coding sequence GTGGAACAACAACTCACTACTGTAGAAACTGCCCGGAAGCTCGGCCTTCTGGAAGAGGAATTTGAACGCATCACCCAAATATTAGGGCGCACCCCCAACTTTACCGAACTAAGTATCTTCTCGGTGATGTGGTCGGAACACTGCTCTTATAAGAACTCCATTGTCTGGCTTAAAACGCTCCCGAAGTCCTCGCCCCGTATCCTGGCCGAGGCTGGCGAAGAAAACGCCGGTCTGGTAGATATTGGCGACGGGTATGCCTGCAGCTTTAAAATAGAATCGCACAACCACCCGTCGGCCATCGAGCCCTACCAGGGCGCCGCAACCGGTGTGGGCGGCATTAACCGCGATATCTTTACCATGGGTGCCCGCCCGATCGCGCAGCTTAACTCGCTTCGATTCGGCAACCCGCAATCCGAGAAAACACAGCGCCTGCTAAGAGGCGTAGTAAAAGGCATTGGCGATTATGGCAATGCCTTCGGTATCCCAACCGTTGGCGGCGAGCTGTTCTTTGACGAGTGCTACAACATCAACCCGCTGGTAAATGCGTTTTCGGCCGGTATCGTAAAAGTTGGCGAAACGGCTTCTGCCACGTCTTATGGTGCAGGCAACCCGGTATTCATCGTGGGCTCTGCCACTGGTAAAGACGGCATCCATGGCGCTGCGTTCGCGTCGAAAGATATTACCGAAGATTCGGCCAAAGACCTGCCATCGGTGCAGGTAGGTGATCCGTTCCAGGAAAAACTATTGCTCGAGGCAACGCTCGAGATCATCCGCTCCGGCGCCGTGATCGGTATGCAGGACATGGGCGCTGCCGGCATTACCTGCTCTACTTCCGAGATGAGCGCCAAAGGCGAGCACGGCATGGATATCTGGCTGGACAAAGTACCGACCCGCCAGAAAAACATGGTGCCCTTCGAGATCCTGTTATCAGAAAGCCAGGAGCGTATGCTGATCGTGATGAAGAAAGGCGAAGAGCAAACTATAAAAGCTATCTGCGACAAGTGGGATTTGTACTGCGAGCAGATCGGCGTAGTAACTGAGGGCGGCCAGTTAAGATATTATCAGAACGGCGAGTTAGTAGCCGAAGTACCGGCACACGACCTGGTACTGGGCGGCGGCGCGCCGGTATACCACCGCGAATACCGCGAGCCGGCCTACTTTGCCGAAGCCAAGAAATTCAACATCGACCAGGTACAGGAGCCGGAAGATTACCAGGCTGTAGCCGAGTTCCTGGCCACGCACCCTAACATCGCTTCCAAGCGCTGGGTATACCGCCAGTATGACTCCATGGTAGGCACAGCCACCATGAGCACCAATTTACCAGCCGATGCGGCCGTTGTTAAAGTAAAAGGCACCGACAAATCGATTGTAGTAACAGTAGACTGCAACAGCCGCTACGTGCATGCCGACCCGGAGCAGGGATGCGCCATTGCTGTGGCCGAAGCTGCCCGCAACATAGTTTGCGCCGGCGGCGAACCGGTAGCCATTACCAACTGCCTTAACTTTGGCAACCCTTACATACCCGAAGTATACTGGCAGTTTGTGGGCGCTATCAAAGGCATGGGCAAAGCCTGCAACGCCTTCGGCACGCCGGTAACAGGTGGTAACGTAAGTTTCTACAACCAGTCCTCCGACGAAGGGCCCGTATTCCCAACGCCAACCATCGGCATGCTGGGTATCATGGAGAAAAAGGACAACCAGATGACCCTAGCCTTCCAGCAGGCCGGCGATGCGATTTACCTGGTGGGCAATGCGCAGAACGATATAGCCTCTTCCGAATACCTCTACTCCTACCACAACGTGAAGCTTTCGCCGGCGCCATACTTTAATATGGACGAGGAAGTGAAGCTGCAGGCGGCGGTAAAAGAACTTATCACCAAAAAGCTGGTGCGCTCGGCGCACGACGTGGCCGATGGCGGTTTATACATTACCTTATTAGAGGCAGCCATGCCGCTGGAGCTGGGTTTTGACATCGAAACAGATAAAAATTTCAGAAAAGATGCGTTTTTATTTGGCGAGAGCCAGGGCCGCGTGGTGGTATCGGTTTCGCCGGACCAGCAAGCTGCTTTTGAGAAATCGCTTCAAAATAACAGCGTGAATTTCACAAAATTAGGTGTGGTAACCCGCCACGACTGCCATATCGACGGTGCGCTTTTCCATGGCATTACGGTTGCAAAAAAACACTATGACACGGCGCTAGAGCAGATTTTAGACTAA
- a CDS encoding ribose-phosphate pyrophosphokinase, with protein MPQVKIFSGSASQYLAEKIAAAYGTKLGDLTISRFSDGEIGVHYNESVRGAEVFIVLSTFPPADNLMELMLLVDAAKRASAHKVCVVVPYYGYARQDRKDKPRVAIGSKVVANAIQSVGTDRLMTCDLHAGQIQGFFDIPVDHLDGSAIFVPYLRSLNLGADLIFASPDVGGVVRTRSFAKNFGAEMVVCDKHRKRANEIASMQVIGDVEGMDVVLVDDMVDTAGTITKAAELLKDKGAKSVRAIATHPILSGPAYERIQNSVLEELVVSDTIPLKQQCDKIKVLSFADLFARAINNVVTHESISSLFI; from the coding sequence ATGCCGCAGGTTAAAATTTTCTCGGGTTCTGCCTCTCAGTATCTGGCTGAAAAAATAGCAGCCGCTTATGGCACCAAACTGGGCGACCTGACAATCTCCCGCTTCAGCGACGGTGAAATAGGCGTTCATTACAACGAATCTGTTCGCGGGGCCGAAGTTTTTATTGTGCTCTCCACGTTTCCGCCGGCCGACAACCTGATGGAGCTCATGCTGCTGGTTGATGCGGCCAAACGGGCTTCGGCACACAAAGTATGCGTGGTGGTGCCTTACTACGGTTATGCCCGCCAGGACAGAAAAGACAAGCCCCGTGTGGCTATCGGCTCCAAGGTGGTAGCAAACGCGATCCAGTCGGTAGGCACCGACCGCCTGATGACCTGCGACCTGCACGCCGGCCAGATCCAGGGTTTCTTTGACATTCCGGTAGATCATTTGGATGGCTCTGCTATCTTTGTGCCCTACCTGCGCAGCCTCAACCTGGGCGCCGACCTGATCTTCGCTTCGCCTGATGTGGGCGGCGTGGTGAGAACAAGATCGTTTGCCAAGAACTTTGGCGCTGAAATGGTTGTTTGCGACAAACACCGCAAACGCGCCAACGAGATCGCCTCGATGCAGGTGATCGGCGATGTGGAAGGCATGGACGTGGTGCTGGTGGACGACATGGTGGATACAGCCGGTACGATCACCAAAGCTGCCGAGCTGTTAAAAGACAAAGGCGCAAAATCGGTGCGGGCCATTGCCACCCACCCGATCCTTTCGGGACCGGCTTACGAGCGCATTCAGAACTCAGTGCTCGAAGAGTTGGTAGTGTCTGATACCATACCGCTAAAGCAGCAGTGCGATAAAATAAAGGTGCTGTCTTTTGCAGACCTGTTCGCCCGGGCTATTAACAACGTGGTTACCCACGAGTCGATCAGCTCGCTGTTTATTTAA
- a CDS encoding 50S ribosomal protein L25/general stress protein Ctc, whose protein sequence is MQTLEIIGFKRANLGKQQSKELRNESFVPGVLYGGGEQVHFYSPAILFRDLVYSPEVYEVDLNIEGTHYRAILQDVQFHPVNEVLLHVDFLQLHDDKEVRMDIPVKMVGVSPGVLAGGKLVTKLRKLKVKALPANLPDFVEVDITDLELGKSIKVSKIKTGNYEILTNPLAPVATVTIPRALKSAQTEEARGKK, encoded by the coding sequence ATGCAAACATTAGAGATTATAGGGTTTAAAAGAGCAAATCTCGGTAAGCAGCAATCCAAAGAGCTGCGCAATGAGTCTTTTGTACCAGGCGTATTGTATGGTGGTGGAGAGCAAGTGCACTTCTACTCGCCTGCTATCCTGTTCAGAGACTTGGTTTATTCGCCAGAAGTATACGAAGTTGACCTCAACATCGAAGGCACCCACTACAGAGCCATTCTGCAGGATGTGCAATTCCACCCGGTAAACGAGGTGTTGCTGCACGTAGACTTCCTGCAACTGCACGATGACAAAGAAGTGAGAATGGATATCCCGGTTAAAATGGTAGGCGTATCGCCTGGTGTTTTGGCTGGTGGTAAGCTGGTAACAAAACTGCGCAAACTGAAAGTGAAAGCGCTTCCAGCTAACCTGCCTGATTTTGTAGAAGTTGATATCACTGACCTTGAACTGGGTAAGTCTATCAAAGTTAGCAAGATCAAAACAGGTAACTACGAGATCCTGACTAACCCATTGGCGCCAGTAGCAACTGTTACTATTCCGCGTGCCCTTAAGAGCGCACAGACGGAAGAAGCCCGTGGCAAGAAATAA
- the pth gene encoding aminoacyl-tRNA hydrolase, with product MKYLIVGLGNIGPEYAETRHNIGFMVLDYLSGKYEGHFEVSRHAFVTEIKSKGRTYVLVKPTTYMNLSGKAVGHYLNTLKIPAEQMLVITDDIALPFGKIRIRAKGSAGGHNGLKHIEETLGHNNYPRLRFGVGDAFHKGKQVDYVLSKFSADEQIDLQTLIEKAADAALAFGTIGLERTMNQFNTK from the coding sequence ATGAAATACCTGATTGTGGGCCTCGGCAACATAGGCCCCGAATACGCTGAAACGCGCCACAACATAGGCTTTATGGTGCTCGATTACCTGTCCGGTAAGTATGAGGGCCATTTTGAGGTGAGCCGCCATGCCTTTGTAACCGAGATCAAGAGCAAGGGCCGTACCTATGTGCTGGTAAAACCTACCACCTACATGAACCTGAGCGGAAAAGCCGTGGGCCACTACCTAAACACGCTGAAAATTCCGGCCGAGCAAATGCTGGTGATCACCGACGACATTGCTCTGCCGTTTGGCAAGATCCGCATCCGCGCCAAAGGCAGCGCCGGCGGCCACAACGGCCTGAAGCATATTGAAGAAACGCTGGGCCATAACAATTACCCGCGCCTGCGCTTTGGCGTGGGAGACGCTTTCCATAAGGGCAAGCAGGTAGATTATGTGCTTAGCAAATTCAGCGCCGACGAGCAGATTGACCTGCAAACCCTGATCGAGAAAGCGGCAGATGCAGCACTCGCCTTTGGTACCATTGGCCTGGAGCGCACCATGAACCAGTTCAACACCAAGTAA